The Amycolatopsis sp. DG1A-15b genome contains the following window.
GCTGCGGCCCGGCCCGCTGATGGCGTCGGCGGACTCGTTCCACGTGCGCGTCACGGGCAAGGGCGGCCACGGCTCCGCGCCGCAGCACACGATCGACCCGGTGCCGGCCGCCGCGGCCATGGTCGGGGCGCTGCACACGATGATCACGCGCCGGATCAGCGTGTTCGACCCCGCGGTGCTCTCGGTGACCCGGATCCAGGCCGGCACGACGACGAACATCATCCCCGAGACCGCCGAGCTCGAAGGCACGATCCGCACGCTGTCCGAGCAGACGCGCGCGCTCGTCCGCGCCGAGCTGCCCAAGGTGTGCGAGCAGGTCGGCGCGGCCTACGGCTGCCGCGTGGTCGCCGACGTCGAACCGGGCTACCCGGTGACGGTGAACGACGACCGGATCGCCGCCGAGGTGCTGGAGCTCGGCGCGGCCGTGCTGGGTCCGGGCAACGTCGAGCTGCTCGCCGACCCGCTGATGGGCGCCGAGGACTTTTCCTACGTCCTGCAACGCGTCCCCGGCGCGTACGCGTTCCTCGGCGCGTGCCCGCCCGGCGTCGACCCCGCGGAAGCGGCGGCGAACCACTCCAACCGCGTGCTCTTCGACGAGGACGCGATGCCCCACGGCGTCGCGATGCTCGCCGCCTTCGCGCTCGACGCCCTCCGCTAAGGCCCGGTCCGCGACGGGCGGCCGTCCTCCAGGTGACCGGCGAACCGGCGGCGCCACCCCGGCGTCTCGAACGTGACGTCGTACCAGCCGTTGCTCGCCGGCACCGGGAAGTCGTGCGCGCCGCCCGGCGGAAGGGTGACGTCGTTCAGCGTGACCGGTGCCGGTCCGCTGTTGGTCACCGTGACCCGCAGTGCGGGCGTGGCGGCGAACGTGACCGCCGCCTCGAGGCCCAGGCCACCCGAAGCCTCGACGACGAAGCCGTTCGGGCCGTGGATGGCGACGTCGTACGTCCCGCCGTGCGCGATTTCGCCCGCCATCGCGGCGCCGGGCCCGACGTCGAAGCGTTGCGACGTCCCGCCCGCGTGGTAGGCGTACGCGGCCAGCTGCAGGGTCTGCGTCCCGTGGTTGGCCAGGTGCAGCCGAAGGACGCCGGCCTCGGCCGTGACCCACGCGACCGGCTGGTAGGGCAGCGGGCGCGCCTTCGCGGTGCCGGGGTCCTGCACCAGCGCGCCCGGCCCCAGCCCGGGCTTCGGCAGCCGGGCCTGCGTCCGGTCGGCTTCGGCGCGCAAAGCGTTCGCGTCGGGCAGCAGCGGGATGGTCGTGTCGGGCGCGCGGAAGTCGAAACAGCTGGTCAGGTCGCCGCAGATGGCCCGGCGCCAGGCCGAGATGTTCGGCTCGCGCACCCCGGTCCACGTCTCCAGGAAGCGCAGCACCGACGTGTGGTCGAAGACCTGCGAGTTCACCCAGCCGCCGCGGCTCCACGGCGAAACGACGGTCATCGGCACGCGCGGGCCCAGCCCGATCGGGACGGGCGGCCCGGACGGCTCGCCCTTCTCCGGCCGGTTGCCCGGCAGGTACTCGCCCGGGGTGCCGGGCGGCGGCGTCGGCGGGACGACGTGGTCGAAGAAGCCGTCGTTTTCGTCGTAGTTGACGAAGACGACGGTCGATTCCCACAGCTCCGGCTTGTCCCACAGCGCTTTCAGCATGCGCTGGAGGTACGCGGCGCCGTCGACCGGCCGGGCCGCCGGGTGCTCGCAGTAGCCGTACGGGGCGACGACCCACGAGACCGCCGGCAGCGTGCCGGCCGCGCAGTCGGCGATGAACTCGGCAAGCACGTGGTCGAGGTCCTTGCCCTTCCCCGAGTCGGGCACGAGCTGCTTGCGCAGGTTCCCGCGCTCGGCCAGCCGGCGTTTCGCCGGGTCCATCGAGTACAGCGCGTCGTGGAAGTTCTGGAACAGCCAAAGCGGGTTGTCGCCGTAGTCGCCGACGAAGTGCTCGGGGACGCCGCGTTCCTCGTCGTTCGCGTAGATCCGCCAGGAGATCCCCGCGGCCTCGAGCCGTTCGGGGTAGGTCGTCCAGCGGAAGGACGGTTCGTAGTCCGGCGCGTTGTGCGTCGCGGGGCCGCCGGCGAGGCCGTCCGGGTCGATCGTGCCGGTCCAGTGGTACAGCCGGTTCGGGTGCGTCGGGCCCTGGATCGAGCAGAAGTAGTTGTCGCAGAGGGTGAACGCGCTCGCCAGCGCGTGCTGGAACGGGATGTCTTCGCGCGTGAAGTACCCCATCGTCATGGGGCTCTTCGCCGCTGTCCAGCGGTCGTACGCGCCGCCGTTCCACGCGCGGTGCGTGCTGTTCCAGTCGTGCGGAAGCTCGCCGAGGTCCTGGCCGTCCACAACGGACGTGTCGATGTGGAACGGCAGCACCGGGCCGCCTCGGTCGCCGCGCTGGCGGAAGACGTCGCGCAGGGCCGCGCGATCGCCGAAGCCGCGTACCCCGGCCATGGTGCCGTAGTAGTGGTCGAACGACCGGTTCTCCTGCATCAGCACGACGACGTGGCGGACGTCGTCGATCTTGCCCGTCCGCGGCACGGGGGCGCAGGCCACCGGCAGCGTGCCGGCGACGGTGGCCGCGGCCGCACCGCCGAGCACCGTGCGACGCCGGATCCGCCCCATGCCCACCTCCTCGTCCTCCGGCCGCGGCTCGGCCGGAGGGGTACGTTCGCCACCCAGAGAGGTGGAGCCATGCTCAACTCAGCGGATCTGGTCGCCTTCGCACCGTCGACCGACCTCGAGCGCTCGCGCGCCTTCTACACGGATGTCGCCGGGCTCGAGTTCATCGAGCAGACCCCCTTCGCGTGTGTGTTCCGCAGCGGCGCGACCATGCTGCGCGTCACCGCCGTCGCCGAGTTCACGCCACAGCCGTTCACGGTGCTCGGCTGGGCGGTCGCCGACATCCGGGCGGCGGTGGCCGAGCTGCGGGGCCGTGGCGTGGAGTTCCTCACCTTCGACACGCTGCCACAGGACACCGACAAAATCTGGACCACGCCGGGCGGCCGGATCGCCTGGTTCCGCGATCCGGACGGCAACGTGCTGTCCCTGACCGAGTTCACTGGTAATTAAACAACACTGTTGATTTAATATCTCCATGACCGAAGCCGACCGCCTCGCCCAGCTCGCCGAGCAGGAGGAACGCCTCCAGTTCACGAAGTTCGACAACGAGACCGCCCTCGCCCTCGGCCAGCAGCTGCTGACGGCCGCCCGGGACCGCGGGCTGCCGGTGACGATCTCGATCCGGCGCAACGGCCAGCGGCTCTTCCACGCCGCGCTGCCCGGGACGTCGGCCGACAACGACGCCTGGATCGACCGCAAGAGCCGCGTCGTCGACCGCTACGGGCACAGCTCCTTCTTCATCGGGGCGCAGTTCCGCGCGAAGGGCGGCTCGTTCGAGGAGCACTCCCGCCTCGACCTCGACCTCTATGCGGCCCACGGCGGCGTGTTCCCCGTGCTGGTGCGCGGGGTCGGGCCGGTCGGCACGGTCGGCGTGTCCGGGCTCCCACAGGCCGACGACCACGCGTTCGTCGTCGAGCAGCTGGAGCTGTTCCTGACCCCCTGAACTTCTTCCGGCCGGGTTGTCGAATCGGCGCGCCCCCGTTCGACGGGTCTGCGCAGCCCGACCCGAAGGAGAAACCATGGGCACCCTCACCGTGACGACGTTCCTGACCCTCGACGGCGTCTACCAGGCGCCCGGGGGCGAGGACGAGGACACTTCCGGCGGCTTCGACCTCGGCGGCTGGGTGACGCCGTACTACGAGGAGGACATGGGCCGGTTCGTCGCGGAGTGGTTCTCCCGCGCGGACGCCTTCCTGCTCGGACGGCGGACGTACGACATCTTCGCCGCGCACTGGCCGAAGGTCACCGACCCCGGCGACCCGGTCGCGTCCCGGCTCAACACCCTGCCGAAGTACGTGGTGTCGCGGACGCTGACGGACCCGTCCTGGTCCGGCACGTCCGTCGTGGACGGCGACGTCGTCGAGTTCGTCCGTGACCTCAAGTCGCGGCCGGGCGGCGAGATCCAGGTGCACGGGAGCGGCGCCCTGCTGCAGACGTTGATCGCGCACGACCTGGTGGACGAGTACCGGCTGTGGCTGTACCCGGTCGTGCTGGGCAAGGGCCGCCGGCTCTTCCCGGACGGCGTCGTTCCGAAGGCGTTCGAGCACGTCGAGACCCGGCACACCGCCACCGGCGTGAACGTGCTCGT
Protein-coding sequences here:
- a CDS encoding M20 family metallopeptidase translates to MTGPTDLPTLPGTPFAGLLDDARALQDRTIALRRAVHRHPEQGLHLPRTQAAIREALDGLPLEITEGKATTSLTAVLRGARPGPAVLLRGDMDALPLTEETGLDFASEDPESMHACGHDTHVAMLASAARLLVERRDQLAGSVVFMFQPGEEGHHGARFMIHEGVLDAAGTRVERAFGVHILANAPSGLLQLRPGPLMASADSFHVRVTGKGGHGSAPQHTIDPVPAAAAMVGALHTMITRRISVFDPAVLSVTRIQAGTTTNIIPETAELEGTIRTLSEQTRALVRAELPKVCEQVGAAYGCRVVADVEPGYPVTVNDDRIAAEVLELGAAVLGPGNVELLADPLMGAEDFSYVLQRVPGAYAFLGACPPGVDPAEAAANHSNRVLFDEDAMPHGVAMLAAFALDALR
- a CDS encoding phosphocholine-specific phospholipase C; its protein translation is MGRIRRRTVLGGAAAATVAGTLPVACAPVPRTGKIDDVRHVVVLMQENRSFDHYYGTMAGVRGFGDRAALRDVFRQRGDRGGPVLPFHIDTSVVDGQDLGELPHDWNSTHRAWNGGAYDRWTAAKSPMTMGYFTREDIPFQHALASAFTLCDNYFCSIQGPTHPNRLYHWTGTIDPDGLAGGPATHNAPDYEPSFRWTTYPERLEAAGISWRIYANDEERGVPEHFVGDYGDNPLWLFQNFHDALYSMDPAKRRLAERGNLRKQLVPDSGKGKDLDHVLAEFIADCAAGTLPAVSWVVAPYGYCEHPAARPVDGAAYLQRMLKALWDKPELWESTVVFVNYDENDGFFDHVVPPTPPPGTPGEYLPGNRPEKGEPSGPPVPIGLGPRVPMTVVSPWSRGGWVNSQVFDHTSVLRFLETWTGVREPNISAWRRAICGDLTSCFDFRAPDTTIPLLPDANALRAEADRTQARLPKPGLGPGALVQDPGTAKARPLPYQPVAWVTAEAGVLRLHLANHGTQTLQLAAYAYHAGGTSQRFDVGPGAAMAGEIAHGGTYDVAIHGPNGFVVEASGGLGLEAAVTFAATPALRVTVTNSGPAPVTLNDVTLPPGGAHDFPVPASNGWYDVTFETPGWRRRFAGHLEDGRPSRTGP
- a CDS encoding VOC family protein produces the protein MLNSADLVAFAPSTDLERSRAFYTDVAGLEFIEQTPFACVFRSGATMLRVTAVAEFTPQPFTVLGWAVADIRAAVAELRGRGVEFLTFDTLPQDTDKIWTTPGGRIAWFRDPDGNVLSLTEFTGN
- a CDS encoding heme-degrading domain-containing protein; the protein is MTEADRLAQLAEQEERLQFTKFDNETALALGQQLLTAARDRGLPVTISIRRNGQRLFHAALPGTSADNDAWIDRKSRVVDRYGHSSFFIGAQFRAKGGSFEEHSRLDLDLYAAHGGVFPVLVRGVGPVGTVGVSGLPQADDHAFVVEQLELFLTP
- a CDS encoding dihydrofolate reductase family protein, which codes for MGTLTVTTFLTLDGVYQAPGGEDEDTSGGFDLGGWVTPYYEEDMGRFVAEWFSRADAFLLGRRTYDIFAAHWPKVTDPGDPVASRLNTLPKYVVSRTLTDPSWSGTSVVDGDVVEFVRDLKSRPGGEIQVHGSGALLQTLIAHDLVDEYRLWLYPVVLGKGRRLFPDGVVPKAFEHVETRHTATGVNVLVLRPAGKPQFDTFRLPEE